The following are from one region of the Salvia splendens isolate huo1 chromosome 2, SspV2, whole genome shotgun sequence genome:
- the LOC121792658 gene encoding protein PHOSPHATE STARVATION RESPONSE 1-like codes for METKRALPIQRSGPRKISSTGASASLSPSFPIHPTALEETYPRFSEPQPVSLERALMQHPPAAVSSFSSNDVAVGHIFSSSSGFSTDLHFSCIQQQQERHTRQLPFVSQSANSGKSVLLHSVDSQLIQSTASSHFNKGNNDSWCTDTMTDFLDIPMSTTIQSSQLYGSNSSVITIPHEDLGKPNDWQDWADQLLTDNDALTADWSELLADASVTDPEPKQCTSISNQQTHIPQQLPSTPGEICTSGAQSSSNASSGKQRMRWTPELHETFVEAVNKLGGSERATPKGVLKLMKVEGLTIYHVKSHLQKYRTARYKPETTEESSDRKTAYVEDLSSLDLKTGIEITEALRLQMEVQKQLHEQLEIQRNLQLRIEEQGKYLQLMFEKQCKSGTDLLKGASSSSENALKELRDAENSLATDSSAVEASTSKAPGQTSQMAGEKQKAPDGVPSSPPPKRTKVDK; via the exons ATGGAAACAAAACGTGCTTTACCTATTCAAAGATCAGGCCCAAGGAAAATTAGTAGCACTGGGGCCTCAGCATCTCTATCCCCTTCATTTCCTATTCATCCAACTGCTCTGGAAGAGACGTATCCAAGGTTTTCTGAACCGCAGCCGGTTTCTTTAGAGAGGGCACTCATGCAGCACCCTCCAGCTGCTGTTTCATCATTCTCTTCCAACGATGTGGCAGTTGGACATATATTTTCTTCTTCATCGGGATTTTCTACCGATCTCCATTTTTCATGCATCCAACAGCAACAAGAAAGGCATACTAGGCAACTCCCTTTCGTTTCTCAATCAGCAAATAGCGGAAAATCAGTTTTGCTACATTCTGTTGATTCTCAACTTATTCAATCTACCGCATCAAGTCATTTTAACAAAGGGAATAATGACTCTTGGTGCACGGATACAATGACTGATTTTCTTGATATTCCAATGAGTACGACAATCCAGAGTAGTCAGCTCTATGGAAGTAACAGCAGTGTCATCACCATTCCTCATGAAGATCTAGGTAAACCCAATGATTGGCAAGATTGGGCTGATCAGCTTCTTACTGATAATGATGCTTTGACTGCTGATTGGAGTGAGCTTCTTGCTGATGCAAGTGTTACAGATCCAGAACCAAAG CAATGCACTAGTATCTCCAACCAGCAGACTCACATACCCCAACAACTCCCCAGTACACCTGGAGAAATTTGCACAAGTGGCGCTCAATCATCCTCTAATGCTTCTTCAGGAAAGCAACGAATGCGTTGGACCCCAGAACTTCATGAGACCTTTGTGGAAGCAGTTAACAAGCTTGGTGGCAGTGAAA GAGCTACCCCCAAGGGTGTTCTCAAACTAATGAAAGTTGAAGGTTTGACCATCTATCATGTTAAAAGCCATCTACAG AAGTACCGAACAGCTAGATACAAACCAGAGACAACAGAAG AGTCTTCAGATAGGAAAACTGCCTACGTCGAAGATTTGTCATCCCTGGACTTAAAAAC GGGTATTGAAATCACTGAAGCACTGCGATTACAGATGGAAGTCCAAAAGCAACTCCACGAACAACTTGAG ATTCAGAGAAATTTACAGCTTCGGATTGAAGAACAAGGGAAATATCTTCAGTTGATGTTTGAGAAGCAGTGCAAGTCAGGCACAGACTTGCTCAAGGGAGCCTCATCGAGCAGTGAGAATGCTCTGAAAGAGTTGAGAGACGCGGAAAATTCCCTTGCCACAGATAGTTCGGCAGTAGAAGCTAGTACATCCAAAGCACCAGGACAGACTTCTCAGATGGCAGGCGAGAAGCAAAAAGCACCCGACGGCGTGCCCAGCTCACCGCCTCCAAAGCGCACAAAAGTTGACAAGTAA
- the LOC121765889 gene encoding 60S ribosomal protein L23 produces the protein MSKRGRGGSAGNKFRMSLGLPVAATVNCADNTGAKNLYIISVKGIKGRLNRLPSACVGDMVMATVKKGKPDLRKKVMPAVIVRQRKPWRRKDGVFMYFEDNAGVIVNPKGEMKGSAITGPIGKECADLWPRIASAANAIV, from the exons ATGTCGAAGCGAG GGCGTGGAGGATCCGCCGGGAACAAGTTCAGGATGTCGCTCGGTCTGCCGGTGGCGGCGACCGTGAATTGCGCCGACAACACGGGCGCGAAGAACCTCTACATCATTTCGGTGAAGGGGATCAAGGGTCGCCTCAACAGGCTGCCCTCCGCCTGCGTCGGCGACATGGTAATGGCGACTGTGAAGAAGGGGAAGCCCGATCTTCGTAAGAAGGTTATGCCCGCCGTCATCGTCCGCCAGCGCAAGCCGTGGCGCCGAAAGGACGGAGTCTTCATGTACTTTGAAG ATAATGCTGGAGTTATTGTCAATCCTAAGGGTGAAATGAAAG GTTCTGCCATCACCGGCCCTATCGGAAAGGAGTGTGCGGACCTGTGGCCAAGAATTGCCAGCGCTGCTAATGCCATTGTCTAG